Below is a window of Ovis aries strain OAR_USU_Benz2616 breed Rambouillet chromosome 20, ARS-UI_Ramb_v3.0, whole genome shotgun sequence DNA.
CTACActagattaaaaaggaaaaaggcaagTTGTCCTCTTATCAGGATACACCTTGTTAATAACTTCTTTTCAAGATCCACAATTAAAGATTAAACACAATATTTCAAGTTGATTGTATCCTCTTGCCAGTCGATGAAGGATGGCCATTGGAGAAAACTTACTTGTCTTGAATTGGCTTTCATGAATTGGAAATGGGCACTAAAGCAGATGATAAAATCTACTGTGGGGACACCAAGGGGCTGTGGTCATGAAGGCTCACATGGACCTCTGCCATACTCTTTATAGGACACCCAATTAGATATGAACTTCAGACACTTAATAAGTAATTTTTTCATGTAAGTACGTCCGAAACATTGTATGACATGGGTtcatgcttagtcgtgtccaactctttgctaccctatggactgtaccttccaggctcttctgtccctggggttttcaaggcaaaaatactggagtgggttgccgttccatcctccaggggatcttcctgacccagggattgaaactggatCTCCTGCAGAAAATCACAGGTGCATTCTCTACAATCTGAGCCACGATAGTggtctccaaaagaaaaaaaaatgtccacatCTAAGTACCTGGAACCTCTGGATGGGACGGAGTTTGGAGAAAGAGTCTTTGTAAATGCAATTAAGGAACCTGAGATGAGACTATCCTGGATTATATAGATAGGCCCAAACCCAACAGCAAGTGTGCTTACAGCAGgagagaaaatacacacacacacacatatgggtgatgtgaagatggaggcagagatggaagTGATGTGGCCATGGGTCgtggaaagttcagttcagttcagttgctcagtcatgtccgactctttgcgaccccatgaatcaccgcacgccagggctccctatCCAGAAGAGGCAGGGAAGACTTCTCCCAAGAGTGTCCAGAGGCAATGCAGTACCTTAACTTTGGCTTCAGGCCTCCAAAAGTGTGAGAGAATTCATCATGTTGTTTTAAGCCCCCCAATTGTAGAAAACCAACACACAGACCTGTTTACTTCCCCAGAGCACAGGATTACTGTGCAGCAAATCCTACACAGCGTATGACCGCATCCATCCCACGATTATTAAATTTACCTCTAAGAGGTAAggactctttttttaaacataatcacACTATTCTATCACActaaaatttcataatttatatcttttataCTTAAAGTTCATTCATTTGATTAAATGTTCAGCATTCTAATTTTCCCAGTGTCTCATAAAGACTTATGTGCAGTTGGTTTATTTACATTAGGATCAGAGCAAGGTCTGTCCATAGCATTGGAGTGATATGAACATCTTAGTCTTGAAGACGTGGCTGAATGAATAGAGCTGTCAGGCAGATGAGAGTGGGTGGGGACTGTGAGGCATTCCCACAGCCCAGACCCCTGGGCCATGGAGAAGTGTGTGGAGGTACAACCATTCATGGTGAGCCCTGGGATTACACAGGGCTGGGCCCCCATCAGGAACTCACAGATGCTGAGGGAAGCCAGTGGCCTTCAGGGGGGTTACTGGGCTCTGGGGGAAGCAAAGAGGTGCGTCCAGGTCTCCCCAGAGAGCACAGAGCTCAGTTTGGCCACCGGGGTGGAGCTGGCCTGGGATGGAACAAAGGTGCCCAGGCAAGAAGGAGGTGGCCCCCACACGTCTTGTGTGATGGGACTGGCACTTAGGGgttgaggagggaagggaggagggcacCCCGTAGGCAGCGGGAGTCACTGAGGGAGGTAAAACAGGGTGGTGATTCTCAGTcttgcattttagaaaaatattttgatgtcAGTAGAGAACAGACCACAGGGAGGGAAGGGCAGTCAGGGACCCCGTGTGTTTGTCAGCTCTGGCCCCGCCCCTTCACCTGGGGGTTCCGGGGTGAGGGTGATTCTGGCAGCTCACTCCAGGGAGAAGAGAACCCGAGACTCTGAAGGTCAGGTTTCCTGGGGAGTGTTCACTGCAGGCCCCACATGTGACCAGAGCCAATCCAGGCTCCCTGGCTCCATGAGAGGCCAGGGGAAATGACGTCATATATATTCATTCACATCAAATTCACACACGTCACCTGTGTCATAGAGGTCCGATCTTGGGGACCTTGTCAAATGCAGTGAGGCCCTTGTGCAGAGCCCCACAGAGCCTCTTGCAGCAGAGCTGTGATGACCATCGGCCACAGCAGGGTCCCCTGAGCACAGAGTTAGGGTCCACTGGGTTCTCATTATTTCCCCACCTCCCAGAACACTGGAGGGCCCACAGTAGACAAAAGAGTTGTTCAAAAATGCATAAGCAAAGACATTTTTATTATCAGATGGGAATTATCTCTCAAAGAAGTAAACAAAATGTCTTTCTGCCATGACCCCAGAAAGGTAGCTCTTTCCTGAGAAAACCTGACTGTCAGATATAAACTgttacatttttctctttgatagGCTATGTGACAGATGTTATAGGATGATCCTTGCAAAATATTAAGGGAATATATAATCTGTTTCTTGTtcttatttgtcttttaattccaaACCTTGAAGGCGAGAAGGAGATCATAGTGAAAAAGAACACATTGGAAGTAAATCTGCTCACAGGAGCTTTATTGTTTCATTgttagaaaatttcaaatttgTCCCAGACAGCCCCGCCAGCCGCCAGCTTTATTAAAACTTGAAAGCCTTCCTggcttcttctatttttttctcgtCCGTGGGAGGCTTCCTCTGGCTGCCGGGCTGCAGAAACTTCTTCACAGCCGGGAGATTGCTGACTCTGGCTTTTAgggcctgcaatgcatgagagcACAGCTCAGAATGCAGCTAAAGAGCAGCCGTGTCACTGGCGCAGGCCAGAAGGGACTCTGAGACCTTCCTAGACAAGGGCCAGCTGAGGCCCATCCATCAGCACCAGGAGGAGGCCCATGAGATAGGAAGGGGACAGCCCAGAAGTGTTCTCCCCAGAGAGGTCTTAGTGTAACACTCCATTCGGCTTCTGGATCTTCCCACACACCAATCCTGAAGGGTTCACCCTCAAGTGCAGTGTAACAAAGAGGAGTGTCAGATATCAGCACAGATTAAGGCTCCAGATGTCAAGACAAGAAGAGCTAGGACACGGGGCTGGAACCGAAGACAGAAAACATGAAAGGTCGTGTGTGAGGTCGGTCGGAGGCAATCTGCCCTCAGAGAGAGAAACGGGGAGAGAGAAATCAACATGTGAGAGAAGGATCAGGAACTGAGGGGAAGAAGTGAGATGGTGGGAAACCCACTCAGACAGACTCAAGAAAAGAGGGACACACGTGGGAcagaggggagagaagaggaaatgaggaCAGAGGCTGAAGTGGAAGAGGGGCCAAGAGAGATCCAGCCCTGGATCTGTCTCCTGGTAAAAGGCAGGGCGTTTTCCGTGGGGCAGAGTCCACCTCCGATGTCCTTGGCTTGACAGATTCTTTCCACTCTCCAGACCAGGGCCTTGGAGTGAACTGAGGAAACTGGGGGGCAGCCAGGTCTGGACAGGGATGGGGACCCTAGCACCCCAGTCCCAGGGTCCAGAGAGCAGATGCCGAGTGGGGGTGTGTCTGGCCCCCAGGGCTGTGGGAGAGCTCACCTTCAGCAGAGGGAAGTTGGCCAAAAGGCTAGGGTCCAGCTCTTCCACATAGTAGAGAAGTTCAACCAGGTGGATGTCAGCCCTGCTCAGCTTGTTGCCCACCAGGTAGTCTTGTCCGTGGCTCTTCAGCACCTGGGGAATGGAGGGGACAGATCAGGGACACAGGTCCTGGCAGGCTggacccctgcccctcccctgcccctcacccagcCCCACGTCCCCCTCTGCCCCTCGCTAGGCGGGTGGGAACCTCAGATCTTCTGCTCCCTCCAACTCAGAGACGGGCCAGGCAGGTTCTTGCTGTTCCCTCCTCATCCCCAGTGGAAGGCAGaccaccatttccttttcctgttccCTCCTTGCTGTGGCTGCCTTACTTCTTCTTCCATGGGGCCAAGGCCTTAGCGCTGTCTGCACCGTGTTTTTGTGGACTGCACACCCTCAAGTGTGCAGCCCTGAACTCCACAACGTGACCCTTCATCCATCTCTCTCTGTGCTTCTCTCCCTCATCCTTGGGCAGTGTCTCCATCTTCATGACAGCCTTCTACCACCCTGAGCAAACTCATGCAGACTCTGTATTCCTTCTCATCTCTTTTGCTCTCATTTCCTGGTCTTACAATCTCTTTTTCTGAGGGGGTGGGTGGTTCATGCTTTAAGTTGAGCCTGATTTCAGGTAGTTTTGATCATGAAACGTTCACAcagaaaaaactaaaatacatACTAGGCATAATGATGGAACACTACATCActgattttatttcactttcttcaaaagtCATGTCCCAAAATATCTAGATTACTTTTTCCTGAacaatttttcctctctttctctccatcccaCTGCCCCCATATCTATCTAGATACATGTCAATCATCCCCAAAACACTACCACATTCTCCTGACGGGCCGCTGGTCTCATGTCTCCCTACACAGGACACCAGAATATTTTCTGATGTATTGCTGACATCATGCTCTTCTTGAATCAAGGCCCCTGCACCGTGTTCTGAGGATCCATTTACCCCAGGCTCCAGTGTGGCTCTCAGAGCTTCCATAGCCCAAGCTCTAAGTATAACCATGAAATTCATTGAGCAGAGAATTCCAGATTGGGTTTGAGTAAATAGAAATTTGGCTGAAAAATTATAACTTGGGTAAAACTAGTGCAATTCTTCTACACATTCAATTTTTATAAAGTGCCCTGAGACTCAGAGTACTACATTAGTATTTAGAAAGGCTCACAGAGGTGAAGGTTAATGCCCCTGCCAAGCCAGGCGCTATTTTTCTTCATCCTCTGACCTCATTGCCAAAAATGCTGAAAAGTCCACTTACATTTTCAAATGCAGGGAGATAACGGTTTGTTGTCTTTTCTCGGATTAGTGTCAGCTTGGCGTCTTTTTCAGCAGGTGGGCACAGTGGCAAATGCATGATCATTTCACCCAAATCTGCCACCCCCTCTGAATACATATCTATCCTGAAAAGATAAAGTAAGCAAATTGTCAAATGTCTCTGCCTTAGGTTTTGGAATGGGTAAGAATGAGACATTGAGAGGTAGCAAAGTAATCCTCCATTGGTGCATTTTTCTACACCAGTGAtttagctttgttttttaaaattaattttagccTTCTAGAACAAGCCATCAAGGTAAACATATGTGTAATCTTTTTGTTGTACACTTGACCAAATATAGGGACAGAGCATATCAGTGGCCCGTCCATAGTCACAGGCATGAGAGAGTCGGGTGGAATCGGCACAGGTAACCTCGGGACCACACCTGGGTGTGCCATCTCTACCATGATGTGGTCTGAGCATGGTTGGTGTGATGTGTTAGTaccacctcagtcatgtccagacagagtcctggcaCCTCAGTCCCAGTCAcatccctcttcctctctcatcCTGTTAGAACACCAGGTCCATTTAGAATGCCAACACCAGCACTTTCTCCAGTCATTTCCCATAGAACCTGGTTCCATAACTCTCTCCACATACTATTGCGAGACTCTGGTTTTGTTTGAATTTCTCAAGATTGTACCTTTCATCCTTTCTCATGTCCAAATAATATCCTACTGTATGGATGTACCaacttttgttcttttattcatCAGTTAATGGACATTTTTGTCGATTCCAATTATTGATTATGAACAACACTGCTATGAAATTCTGAGTATAAATTTTAGTGTGGGAGTGTTTTTAATCCTCTTGAaaggaattgctgagtcatatggtaactctatgtttgaCTTTTAGAGTAACTGCAGTAGTTCcttgagtgctaagtcgcttcagatatgactgactgactgtgactcggaggactatagcccaccaggctcctctgtccatgggattattttccaggcaagaatactagcatgggttccatgccctcctccaggggatcttcctgacctagggatcaaacccaggtttcttatgtctcctgcattgctagcaaGTTCTTTAATgttaatgccacctgggaagttccttaTAAGATTTTAATTTCAATCATGTagtccccggagaaggcaatggcaccccactccagtactcttgccttgaaaatcccatggacggaggagcctaataggctgcagtccatggggtcgcaaagagttggacacaactgagcaacttcactttcacttttcagtttcattcattggaggaggaaatggcaacccactccagtgttcttgcctggagaatcccagggacgggggagcctggtgggctgctgtctatagggtcgcacagagttggacacaactgaaccaacgcagcagcagcagcagcatgtagtcCCATCACAACAGAGAGAATACCCCTCACCCCCAGGATATAGTTGTATTGAAAAATCTAGCTGactaaaactatgttgaaatgCTTGATGTAACCTTACCATATTGAGCTCAACCTCTGCTAATCCTTGTCTAGTGGCCAGTCCATGTAAAGGGTTAATAAATTAAGTTCCTGGTCATCATTCTTAGAATTTTTGGAATTCAAGAACAAACTCCTTTAGATCCTGCCCTTTCTAAGCTTTATCTTCTAGACACTCAGATGCTTTGTCCCTTGTCTCTGGCTGTTGGTGGGTGTCCAGTTCAAACAAGCCTGAACCCCTGGAGTCTTGGTTCTACCACCCTCGGCTTCACAGACCATCCATGTTTGGAAGCCATGTCACTGTGCTATATCTGTGGATGGTATCCTCTTCCATAGGCAGTTGATTTCACTCCACGTTTATTTATTCTTCCCTCATACTCATAGGTCTTTGCTGTACTGGACTCAGTGATGCCCCACAAGGCTTATACCATCCTGTTGGTCATGATGCCTTGCCTTGATCCTGCTCAGTCTGGGAAGGACCTAAGTTGTTACTATTAGTTGTGATGATAAAACTAAAAACTACCGTACAGGGCTCTCTCCTTCATGTCTTTCCCGTAGAGGTTGTATTTGGTGGCAATGTAGTTGAGAATGGCTCTGGTCTGCACCAGCTTCATCCCATCAATTTCAACCATTGGCACTTGCTGGAACATCAAACTCCcatcttttgaaagaaaaaaagaagggtgAAATGTTTAATATGTTGCACCCTTTTAAGATGAACAAATCTTTGCTGAAATAACTGAAGATATAAAGTGAAACACTAAAATGATCTGGTAGGCTTAAGCTGGATGGCATTTTGTTTGCCTTTTACTTTCTATCCTAtcgtttcatttatctttttacttCCCATTCAGACATATTTGCGATCCCTTGTAAATCTGTGCTAATTTGTCTTCATGTATGTTTTAgaaagaagctggaagaggctgCAACAAGTATGCCAACCAGAGGCCATTTAATGGAAGTTCCAGAGAAAGTCTCGGAACACATAAGACATGTTTTGAGAGAGTTTGCCCTTTCTCTGCTCACCGAGTCTACATTATTGCTAGGATCTTACTTTGCCAAACCCAGACTCACAGCAACTTCTGGGCCCGTTTCTCCCCTCTTTTCTCAGATCTTCACCTTTTCCTGACCTTAGGTGGGAGCACTGTGTGGTCACTCACGATGCAGAAAGGCAGAGAAGCACAGAGAGAGCATTCACAGGCACTGGGGCTGGCTCCTTTAACAAACACTTGAGTTCCAGCCCTTCCTAGTTCCGAGTGAGTTGCAAGACATTTTCAGGGAGACCTACCTCTTACCTTTAACCATATTTCTCCTGCCCTACTAACTCcactcccaccacacacacacagcacgtTGGTGTTGTTGAAAGCTCAACTTAAGATTTCTACTGGATACTCCCATCAGAGGAATTTAGTTCCTGGGCTTACCATTTTTTAACTTATCCAAGTCTTCTGGTTTTTCTATAAATTTCTCTTCAAactgaaaagcagaaagaattgATAAGTTTTTGTTACTTTATTCCATAGCATTGCTGAACTTGCATGGCCTGTGTCTGGTGCCCACTATGGACACTGTAGGATTTCCAAGTTCGGCAGATGCACAGAGGACAGTGATCAAGGCCATTTGGAGATTTAGATTAGAGCCACCAAGATAAAAGCATGGGTTGCAGCAAGTAACTGCTTATTTTGCAGGTTAATTCACCTCTACCGTGTCCCCACCTCTCTCAGTGATTAGGTAATGATATGGGGGGAGGGGAATATCACTGGAGGGAAGGGACTGGGAAGTTCTAGTTATGGAGTTTTAATGTACCTGGAAAGCCTTTCTCTCCCTGTGAGATCAGGACAGGATTTTGGGGTGTCCCCTAGCATGGGGTATCCATGGGGCCATTGACTCCCTTAGAGGCTGCCACTGGGGTCCTC
It encodes the following:
- the GSTA1 gene encoding glutathione S-transferase A1 isoform X2, with the translated sequence MAGKPILHYFNGRGRMECIRWLLAAAGVEFEEKFIEKPEDLDKLKNDGSLMFQQVPMVEIDGMKLVQTRAILNYIATKYNLYGKDMKERALIDMYSEGVADLGEMIMHLPLCPPAEKDAKLTLIREKTTNRYLPAFENVLKSHGQDYLVGNKLSRADIHLVELLYYVEELDPSLLANFPLLKALKARVSNLPAVKKFLQPGSQRKPPTDEKKIEEARKAFKF
- the GSTA1 gene encoding glutathione S-transferase A1 (The RefSeq protein has 2 substitutions compared to this genomic sequence), whose product is MAGKPILHYFNGRGRMECIRWLLAAAGVEFEEKFIEKPEDLDKLKNDGSLMFQQVPMVEIDGMKLVQTRAILNYIATKYNLYGKDMKERALIDMYSEGVADLGEMIMHLPLCPPAEKDAKLTPIREKTTNRYLPAFENVLKSHGQDYLVGNKLSRADIHLVELLYYVEELDPSLLANFPLLKALKARVSSLPAVKKFLQPGSQRKPPTDEKKIEEARKAFKF
- the GSTA1 gene encoding glutathione S-transferase A1 isoform X1, which codes for MAGKPILHYFNGRGRMECIRWLLAAAGVEFEEKFIEKPEDLDKLKNDGSLMFQQVPMVEIDGMKLVQTRAILNYIATKYNLYGKDMKERALIDMYSEGVADLGEMIMHLPLCPPAEKDAKLTLIREKTTNRYLPAFENVLKSHGQDYLVGNKLSRADIHLVELLYYVEELDPSLLANFPLLKVSSPTALGARHTPTRHLLSGPWDWGARVPIPVQTWLPPSFLSSLQGPGLESGKNLSSQGHRRWTLPHGKRPAFYQETDPGLDLSWPLFHFSLCPHFLFSPLCPTCVPLFLSLSEWVSHHLTSSPQFLILLSHVDFSLPVSLSEGRLPPTDLTHDLSCFLSSVPAPCPSSSCLDIWSLNLC